The Rana temporaria chromosome 4, aRanTem1.1, whole genome shotgun sequence genome contains a region encoding:
- the LOC120937580 gene encoding uncharacterized protein LOC120937580 — protein sequence MKDLIRRLLERAAEDGGEEWLKKCLAEMEAEPALVAEEDGEVAGPSDAFQQPLLPQTPSLPYRCSRTQPPERSLAVSAAREDEVSSLGGTSDTTPQRSSLRIQKKRRTASPSPVRVTTGRGRGRQSPVKGRRDLFSLQVPMEEQTASPVARQTQLDNVTAPQRLEFLSRPASSSQRDDSSASQAGAATSSGSLSSIWIIGHSFVHWAHIRACQRCYSSNLSLPPDSFKIFWKGIRGLRWDNLCHHISILSHSLPYPDILIIHLGGNDIGKYSTLDLIFKIKRDLQHIHLSFPSTRIIFSEMIPRFLWLSFPENRSLEKIRRRVNHSIEKFMPILNSFSYRHTELEGGFSGLYRSDGIHLSDIGLDIFNSDLQNMVEMATVLG from the exons ATGAAGGATCTCATCAGGCGACTCCTGGAGCGAGCAGCGGAGGACGGCGGGGAAGAATGGCTGAAGAAGTGCCTGGCGGAGATGGAGGCTGAACCTGCCCTTGTCGCGGAGGAAGATGGAGAAGTTGCGGGTCCGTCGGATGCTTTTCAGCAACCGCTTCTACCTCAGACACCATCTCTCCCTTACAGgtgttccaggacccagccacccGAGCGCTCCCTTGCTGTCTCTGCGGCCCGTGAGGATGAGGTTTCCAGCCTGGGCGGAACTTCCGACACCACCCCTCAACGCAGCAGCCTGCGAATACAGAAGAAGAGGAGGACGGCCTCTCCATCTCCGGTGCGCGTCACGACGGGGAGGGGTAGAGGCCGTCAATCACCAGTGAAGGGAAGGAGGGATCTTTTTTCTTTGCAGGTTCCTATGGAGGAGCAGACAGCGTCACCAGTGGCCAGGCAGACTCAGCTGGACAATGTGACGGCTCCTCAGCGGCTAGAATTCCTTTCTAGGCCGGCTAGCAGCTCACAGAGAGATGACAGCTCAGCGTCCCAAGCTGGAGCAGCGACATCTAGTG GTTCATTATCCTCCATCTGGATCATTGGACATTCATTTGTTCATTGGGCTCACATCCGGGCGTGTCAACGATGTTACTCTTCTAACCTGTCTTTGCCTCCTGactcttttaagattttttggaaAGGTATTCGTGGTTTGCGTTGGGACAATCTTTGTCACCACATTTCTATTTTATCTCACAGTTTACCTTATCCTGATATTTTGATAATCCACCTTGGGGGTAATGACATAGGAAAGTATTCAACTTTAGATTTGATCTTTAAAATTAAGCGCGATTTGCAGCATATTCATTTGTCCTTTCCTAGTACTAGAATAATCTTTTCTGAAATGATTCCGCGTTTTCTCTGGCTATCTTTCCCGGAGAATAGGTCTCTGGAGAAGATTCGGAGGCGTGTTAATCATTCAATTGAGAAATTTATGCCTATATTGAACAGTTTTTCTTATAGGCACACTGAGTTGGAAGGAGGTTTTTCTGGTCTCTATAGGTCTGATGGTATCCACCTATCTGACATAGGTTTGGATATCTTCAATTCGGATCTCCAGAATATGGTAGAAATGGCCACGGTGCTGGGGTAG